A single genomic interval of Cupriavidus sp. MP-37 harbors:
- a CDS encoding DUF2970 domain-containing protein codes for MDEMKDAVKRKLSFAQTMRAVLWSFIGLRKGAEHERDMARLNPVHVVIAGLIAAAVFIAILVVIVRLVVSQAAA; via the coding sequence ATGGATGAGATGAAGGACGCGGTCAAGCGCAAGCTGTCGTTTGCGCAGACCATGCGCGCGGTGTTGTGGTCGTTCATCGGCTTGCGCAAGGGCGCGGAGCACGAACGCGACATGGCCCGGCTGAACCCGGTGCATGTGGTGATCGCCGGGCTGATCGCGGCGGCGGTGTTCATCGCGATCCTGGTCGTGATCGTGCGCCTGGTGGTCAGCCAGGCGGCGGCGTAG
- a CDS encoding twin transmembrane helix small protein: MRFVIIIAFILIIASLASALFFMMRDRGKTPNMMRSLMLRVGFSVALFLFILFSSWMGWIHSTGIRMAP, translated from the coding sequence ATGCGCTTTGTCATCATCATTGCCTTCATCCTGATCATCGCCAGCCTGGCCTCGGCCTTGTTCTTCATGATGCGCGACCGCGGCAAGACGCCCAACATGATGCGCTCGCTGATGCTGCGCGTGGGCTTCTCGGTGGCGCTGTTCCTGTTCATCCTGTTCTCGAGTTGGATGGGCTGGATCCACAGCACCGGCATCCGTATGGCGCCCTGA
- a CDS encoding pirin family protein — MSAIEHLLKPHVRDLGDFTVRRLLPAAATQTVGPFIFFDHMGPVQLPPGQGADVRPHPHIGLATVTYLFEGEIIHRDSLGSDQAIRPGDVNWMTAGHGIVHSERSPAHVRPEGARLHGIQTWVALPQQHEGAEPSFFHHPAATLPRIERPGLRMVVIAGDAFGLTSPVKVFSRTLYVAIELDAGASVEIPAEHAERGIYPVDGAVALDGEPLPAEHMVVLTPGQPATLTATAPSRVMLLGGDPTDGHRFIYWNFVASSKVAIEAAAQRWEDDQFPHVPGETERIPLPPRKP; from the coding sequence ATGTCTGCTATCGAACACTTGCTCAAGCCGCATGTGCGCGACCTGGGCGATTTCACCGTGCGCCGGCTGCTGCCGGCCGCGGCGACCCAGACCGTCGGGCCGTTTATCTTCTTCGACCATATGGGACCGGTGCAGCTGCCGCCGGGGCAGGGCGCCGATGTGCGGCCGCATCCCCATATCGGGCTGGCCACGGTGACGTATCTGTTCGAGGGCGAGATCATCCATCGCGACAGCCTGGGCAGCGACCAGGCGATCCGTCCGGGCGACGTCAACTGGATGACTGCCGGCCACGGTATCGTGCACTCGGAGCGTTCGCCCGCGCATGTGCGCCCAGAGGGCGCGCGCCTGCATGGCATCCAGACTTGGGTGGCGCTGCCGCAGCAGCATGAGGGCGCCGAACCATCGTTTTTCCACCACCCCGCCGCCACGCTGCCGCGCATCGAGCGGCCGGGGCTGCGCATGGTGGTGATCGCCGGCGATGCCTTTGGCCTGACCTCGCCGGTCAAGGTCTTCAGCCGCACCCTGTACGTGGCGATCGAGCTGGACGCGGGCGCCAGCGTGGAGATCCCCGCCGAGCACGCCGAGCGCGGCATCTATCCGGTCGACGGCGCGGTCGCGCTCGACGGCGAGCCGCTGCCGGCCGAGCACATGGTGGTGCTGACGCCGGGCCAGCCGGCGACGCTGACGGCCACGGCGCCGTCGCGAGTGATGCTGCTGGGCGGCGACCCGACCGACGGGCACCGCTTTATCTACTGGAACTTCGTTGCCAGCAGCAAGGTGGCGATCGAGGCTGCGGCCCAGCGCTGGGAGGACGATCAGTTCCCGCACGTGCCCGGCGAGACCGAGCGCATTCCGCTGCCTCCGCGCAAGCCCTGA
- the cyoE gene encoding heme o synthase has protein sequence MKDKTPSVVTATHPHSLGKLSRMRHLARQYAALTKPRVTQLAVFCAIIGMFLATPGMVPWPVLIGGAAGIWLLAGAAFAINCLVEQKIDALMRRTAWRPSATGEITTRQTLVFSAILGGAGMWLLHVYANDLTMWLTFATFLGYAVVYTILLKPATPQNIVIGGLSGAMPPALGWAAVAGEVPAEAWFLVLIIFTWTPPHFWALALYRRADYAKSGLPMLPVTHGERYTLLHILLYTLIMIAATLLPFVYGMSGYIYLAAALALGAGFLAYAWKLYRNYSDELAQRTFRFSILYLSLLFAALLVDHYFKFVPQV, from the coding sequence ATGAAAGACAAGACCCCTTCCGTGGTTACCGCTACCCACCCCCATTCCCTGGGCAAGTTGAGCCGCATGCGGCACCTAGCCCGGCAATATGCTGCCCTGACCAAGCCGCGCGTGACGCAGCTGGCCGTGTTCTGCGCCATCATCGGCATGTTCCTGGCCACGCCCGGCATGGTGCCGTGGCCGGTGCTGATCGGCGGCGCCGCCGGCATCTGGCTGCTGGCCGGCGCGGCCTTTGCCATCAATTGCCTGGTCGAGCAGAAGATCGATGCGCTGATGCGCCGCACCGCCTGGCGCCCGTCGGCCACCGGCGAGATCACCACGCGCCAGACGCTGGTGTTCTCCGCCATCCTGGGCGGCGCGGGCATGTGGCTGCTGCACGTCTACGCCAACGACCTGACCATGTGGCTGACCTTTGCCACGTTCCTGGGCTATGCGGTGGTCTACACCATCCTGCTCAAGCCGGCGACGCCGCAGAATATCGTCATCGGCGGCCTGTCCGGCGCGATGCCGCCGGCGCTGGGCTGGGCCGCGGTCGCGGGCGAAGTGCCGGCCGAGGCCTGGTTCCTGGTGCTGATCATCTTCACCTGGACCCCGCCGCACTTCTGGGCGCTGGCGCTGTACCGCCGCGCCGACTATGCCAAGTCCGGCCTGCCGATGCTGCCGGTCACGCACGGCGAGCGCTACACGCTGCTGCATATCCTGCTGTACACGCTGATCATGATTGCGGCGACGCTGCTGCCCTTTGTCTACGGCATGAGCGGCTACATCTACCTGGCGGCGGCGCTGGCGCTGGGCGCGGGTTTCCTGGCTTACGCCTGGAAGCTGTACCGCAACTATTCGGACGAACTGGCGCAGCGCACTTTCCGCTTCTCGATCCTGTACCTGTCGCTGCTGTTCGCCGCGCTGCTGGTCGACCACTACTTCAAGTTCGTGCCGCAGGTCTGA
- a CDS encoding cytochrome C oxidase subunit I, with protein sequence MAQQDSAPAAAASPRDPRIDARTRRGRLQMLMLLLVCASPVIASYFTYYVIKPRGGATNYGTLVDPQRPMPPVRVTDEQGQAVPLEQFRGKWLLVSADPSACDEACAKKLFTIRQIRAGQGQDRLRIVPVWLVTDDGKIDERLAAAYNEPYAGVRFLRIDRQAAQQWLPAEPGKRAEDTLFLVDPLGNLMMRFPQDPDPKKMSGDLKKLLKVSRIG encoded by the coding sequence ATGGCACAGCAAGACTCCGCTCCGGCCGCCGCGGCCTCGCCGCGCGACCCCCGCATCGACGCGCGCACGCGCCGTGGCCGCCTGCAGATGCTGATGCTGCTGCTGGTGTGCGCGTCGCCGGTGATCGCCTCCTACTTCACCTACTACGTGATCAAGCCGCGCGGGGGTGCCACCAACTACGGCACGCTGGTCGACCCGCAGCGGCCGATGCCGCCGGTGCGCGTCACCGACGAGCAGGGCCAGGCGGTGCCGCTGGAGCAGTTCCGTGGCAAGTGGCTGCTGGTCAGCGCCGATCCGTCCGCCTGTGACGAGGCCTGCGCGAAGAAGCTGTTCACCATCCGCCAGATCCGCGCCGGGCAGGGGCAGGATCGCCTGCGCATCGTGCCGGTGTGGCTGGTCACCGACGACGGCAAGATCGACGAGCGCCTGGCCGCCGCCTACAACGAGCCCTACGCCGGCGTGCGCTTCCTGCGCATCGACCGCCAGGCCGCGCAGCAGTGGCTGCCGGCCGAGCCGGGCAAGCGCGCCGAGGACACGCTGTTCCTGGTCGATCCGCTGGGCAACCTGATGATGCGCTTCCCGCAGGACCCGGACCCGAAGAAGATGAGCGGCGACCTGAAGAAGCTGCTCAAGGTCTCGCGCATCGGTTGA
- a CDS encoding SCO family protein, with the protein MPRLSTASSLFAAFRRFSLLAALALAVAACGQQKASFRNVDITGAADFGKDFSLTDHTGKVRTLADYKGKAVVMFFGYTHCPDVCPTTMAELKAVMEKLGPDADRVQVLFVTVDPERDTQALLAQYVPAFDPRFVGLRPADEAALQKLAKDFKVFYAKVPGSSPNNYTVDHSAGSYVFDPQGKLRLFIRHGQGPEPIAHDLKQLLS; encoded by the coding sequence ATGCCACGCCTCAGCACCGCCTCCAGCCTGTTCGCCGCCTTCCGTCGCTTTTCCCTGCTGGCCGCGCTCGCGCTGGCCGTCGCCGCCTGCGGGCAGCAGAAGGCGTCGTTCCGCAATGTCGACATCACCGGCGCCGCCGACTTCGGCAAGGACTTCTCGCTGACCGACCACACCGGCAAGGTGCGCACCCTGGCCGACTACAAGGGCAAGGCCGTGGTGATGTTCTTCGGCTACACCCACTGCCCGGATGTGTGCCCCACCACCATGGCCGAACTGAAGGCGGTGATGGAAAAGCTGGGGCCGGATGCCGATCGCGTCCAGGTGCTGTTCGTCACGGTCGATCCGGAACGCGATACACAGGCGCTGCTGGCGCAGTACGTGCCCGCCTTCGATCCGCGCTTCGTCGGGCTGCGCCCGGCCGACGAGGCCGCGCTGCAGAAGCTGGCCAAGGACTTCAAGGTGTTCTACGCCAAGGTGCCGGGCAGCTCGCCCAACAACTACACCGTGGATCACTCGGCCGGCAGCTATGTGTTCGATCCGCAGGGCAAGCTGCGGCTGTTCATCCGGCATGGCCAGGGTCCGGAACCCATCGCCCACGACCTGAAACAGCTGTTGTCCTGA
- a CDS encoding cytochrome oxidase small assembly protein, whose product MQSPDKSPSRPDHKAANRRLGLILLSIVVVFFLGFFAKMKFLG is encoded by the coding sequence ATGCAGTCTCCAGACAAAAGCCCGTCACGCCCGGACCACAAGGCCGCCAACCGGCGCCTTGGCCTGATCCTGTTGTCGATCGTGGTGGTTTTCTTTCTGGGGTTCTTCGCCAAGATGAAGTTCCTTGGCTGA
- the rpoH gene encoding RNA polymerase sigma factor RpoH, giving the protein MNAVLSADQTLTNNRLPTVPRNTGSFALAFPATVGNLDSYIQAVHRIPLLTAEEEQRLARELRDHDSVDAARRLVMSHLRLVVSIARQYLGYGLPHADLIQEGNIGLMKAVKRFDPDQGVRLVSYAMHWIKAEIHEYVLKNWRMVKVATTKAQRKLFFNLRSHKQGGHTFTPEQVEAVARELNVKPEEVMEMETRLSGGDLALEGQVDDGEEEFAPIAYLADNHNEPTRVMEAKRHDRMQVEGLEEALGKLDERSRRIIEARWLNVEDDGSGGATLHELADEFGVSAERIRQIEAAAMKKMKGALQAFA; this is encoded by the coding sequence GTGAACGCAGTCTTGTCTGCCGACCAAACCCTGACGAACAACCGTCTGCCGACGGTGCCCCGGAACACGGGCAGCTTTGCGCTGGCCTTTCCGGCGACCGTGGGCAACCTCGACAGCTATATCCAGGCTGTCCACCGTATTCCGCTGCTGACCGCGGAGGAAGAACAACGCCTCGCCCGCGAGCTGCGCGACCATGATTCCGTCGACGCCGCCCGCCGCCTGGTGATGTCGCACCTGCGCCTGGTCGTGTCGATCGCCCGCCAGTACCTGGGCTACGGCCTGCCCCATGCCGACCTGATCCAGGAAGGCAATATCGGCCTGATGAAGGCAGTGAAGCGCTTCGATCCGGACCAGGGCGTGCGGCTGGTGTCGTATGCGATGCACTGGATCAAGGCCGAAATCCATGAATACGTGCTGAAGAACTGGCGCATGGTCAAGGTGGCCACCACCAAGGCCCAGCGCAAGCTGTTCTTCAACCTGCGCAGCCACAAGCAGGGCGGCCACACCTTCACGCCGGAGCAAGTCGAGGCCGTGGCGCGCGAGCTGAACGTCAAGCCCGAAGAAGTGATGGAGATGGAAACCCGCCTGTCGGGCGGCGATCTGGCGCTCGAGGGCCAGGTCGACGACGGCGAAGAGGAATTCGCCCCCATCGCCTACCTGGCCGACAACCACAACGAGCCGACGCGCGTCATGGAAGCCAAGCGCCACGACCGCATGCAGGTCGAGGGGCTGGAAGAAGCGCTGGGCAAGCTCGACGAACGCAGCCGCCGCATCATCGAGGCGCGCTGGCTCAACGTCGAGGACGACGGCTCGGGCGGCGCCACGCTGCATGAGCTGGCCGACGAGTTCGGCGTGTCGGCCGAGCGCATCCGCCAGATCGAGGCGGCGGCGATGAAGAAGATGAAAGGCGCGCTGCAGGCATTCGCCTGA
- a CDS encoding SURF1 family protein: protein MNWRRFASPLPVAAALLVIAVTCALGNWQLDRAHEKEARAARLQALAAQPAVVLGTAPLSQVVTDRAVRVTGRFDASRTVLLDNRPHGTGGRSGDSRAGFLVVTPLLIGAAPGEAGAMRAVLVLRGWLPRDAQDRTRIAPFPTPAGEVTITGTALAGVPRVYSLGQDAAGSRIRQNLEIAPYAAETGLALHPLVIEQRNDTGDGLARDWAPADAGADRHYGYAFQWFGLAALTVVLVVVLGWRRARRLAAP from the coding sequence ATGAACTGGCGCCGCTTCGCCAGCCCGTTGCCGGTGGCCGCCGCGCTGCTGGTGATCGCGGTGACCTGCGCGCTGGGCAACTGGCAGCTCGATCGCGCGCATGAGAAGGAAGCACGCGCGGCACGGCTGCAGGCACTTGCCGCGCAGCCTGCGGTTGTACTGGGCACGGCCCCGCTGTCACAAGTTGTGACCGACCGGGCGGTGCGCGTGACCGGGCGCTTCGACGCATCGCGCACCGTATTGCTGGATAATCGCCCCCACGGCACCGGCGGCCGCAGCGGCGACAGCCGCGCGGGCTTCCTGGTGGTGACGCCGCTGCTGATCGGCGCCGCGCCGGGCGAGGCCGGCGCCATGCGCGCCGTGCTGGTGCTGCGCGGCTGGCTGCCGCGCGATGCCCAGGACCGCACCCGGATCGCGCCGTTTCCGACGCCCGCGGGCGAGGTGACCATCACCGGCACGGCACTGGCCGGCGTGCCGAGGGTCTACAGCCTTGGCCAGGATGCCGCCGGCAGCCGGATCCGCCAGAACCTCGAGATCGCGCCCTACGCGGCCGAAACCGGGCTGGCCCTGCATCCACTGGTGATCGAGCAGCGCAACGATACCGGTGATGGGCTGGCGCGCGACTGGGCGCCTGCCGACGCGGGCGCCGACCGGCACTATGGCTATGCCTTCCAGTGGTTCGGGCTGGCGGCGCTGACTGTGGTGCTGGTGGTCGTGCTGGGCTGGCGCCGCGCGCGCCGGCTGGCCGCACCCTGA
- a CDS encoding cytochrome c oxidase subunit 3, whose translation MSANRANAPYYFVPGPSRHPITASFGLLMTGAGAAGWVNGQPWAPYLCGFGLLWFLFVLKSWFGDAISESEGGMYGKNIDLSFRWSMGWFIFSEVMFFAAFFGALFYARAIAMPWLGDLNNKILWPDFAAVWPNTGPAGVVETFQTMGPWPIPTINTALLLMSGVTLTWAHHALLAGKRSQLIQGLALTILLGAIFMGFQVYEYMHAYSDLNLKLSSGIYGSTFFLLTGFHGFHVTMGAIMLAVVLIRVLKGHFTPEHHFAFEGAAWYWHFVDVVWLFLYVVVYWL comes from the coding sequence ATGAGTGCGAATCGCGCAAACGCTCCGTACTACTTCGTACCGGGCCCGTCGCGCCACCCCATCACCGCAAGCTTCGGCCTGCTGATGACGGGCGCCGGCGCCGCCGGTTGGGTAAACGGGCAGCCCTGGGCGCCGTACCTGTGCGGCTTCGGCCTGCTGTGGTTCCTGTTCGTGCTCAAGAGCTGGTTTGGCGACGCCATCAGCGAGTCCGAAGGCGGCATGTACGGCAAGAACATCGACCTGTCGTTCCGCTGGTCGATGGGCTGGTTCATCTTCTCCGAGGTGATGTTCTTCGCCGCGTTCTTCGGCGCACTGTTCTATGCCCGTGCCATCGCCATGCCGTGGCTGGGCGACCTGAACAACAAGATCCTGTGGCCCGACTTTGCCGCGGTATGGCCCAACACCGGCCCGGCCGGCGTGGTGGAAACCTTCCAGACCATGGGCCCGTGGCCGATCCCGACCATCAACACCGCGCTGCTGCTGATGTCGGGCGTGACGCTGACCTGGGCGCACCACGCGCTGCTGGCCGGCAAGCGCAGCCAGCTGATCCAGGGCCTGGCGCTGACCATCCTGCTGGGCGCGATCTTCATGGGCTTCCAGGTGTACGAGTACATGCACGCCTACTCGGACCTGAACCTGAAGCTCAGCTCGGGCATCTACGGCTCGACATTCTTCCTGCTGACCGGCTTCCACGGTTTCCACGTGACCATGGGCGCGATCATGCTGGCGGTGGTGCTGATCCGCGTGCTGAAGGGCCACTTCACTCCCGAGCACCACTTCGCCTTCGAAGGCGCGGCCTGGTACTGGCACTTCGTTGACGTGGTGTGGCTGTTCCTCTACGTCGTGGTGTACTGGCTGTAA
- a CDS encoding cytochrome c oxidase assembly protein, with protein MSIEQQSGREADKRFNRGMMLRLVVIVAVMFGFGYALVPLYKKICEITGLNVITTRELHGAVKNTQIDKSRTITVEFDSNARGPFAFRPVKNSMEVHPGEMATIVYEVANGQPRDISAQAIPSYAPKQATQYFMKLECFCFKQQTLKANEAREMPVVFVIDPALPKDVKSITLSYTFFEVGTPVAQAPDGQLAPQPAPAGKGS; from the coding sequence ATGAGCATCGAGCAGCAGTCGGGCAGGGAAGCGGACAAGCGGTTCAACCGCGGCATGATGCTGCGGCTGGTCGTGATCGTTGCCGTGATGTTCGGCTTCGGCTATGCGCTGGTGCCGCTGTACAAGAAGATCTGCGAAATCACCGGCCTCAACGTGATCACCACGCGCGAGCTGCATGGCGCGGTGAAGAACACGCAGATCGACAAGAGCCGCACCATCACGGTGGAGTTCGACTCCAACGCGCGCGGCCCGTTTGCCTTCCGGCCGGTGAAGAACAGCATGGAAGTGCATCCCGGCGAGATGGCGACGATCGTCTATGAGGTGGCCAACGGGCAGCCGCGCGATATCTCGGCGCAGGCCATCCCGAGCTACGCGCCCAAGCAGGCAACCCAGTATTTCATGAAGCTGGAGTGCTTCTGCTTCAAGCAGCAGACGCTCAAGGCCAACGAGGCGCGCGAGATGCCGGTGGTGTTCGTGATCGATCCCGCGCTGCCCAAGGACGTGAAGAGCATTACGCTGTCGTACACCTTCTTCGAGGTGGGCACGCCGGTGGCGCAGGCCCCCGACGGCCAGCTGGCGCCGCAGCCCGCGCCGGCCGGCAAGGGCAGCTGA
- a CDS encoding heme A synthase: MLLQLAIIGILIALFPLSYVMVKGDRNKYRKLAWITAFLTLDLIMFGSFTRLTDSGLGCPDWPGCYGHSNPHAALEPIRAAETAMPSGPVTLAKAWIEMIHRYFAMAVGVLIITLMVLAWVKRRELKQSPWFATGVLLLVCVQGAFGAFTVTLKLQPIIVVTHLMLGMALLAVLIQLGSRNDPPHPVAPQAARLRWPVRIGLLLLVIQIFLGGWVSTNYAVLACTDFPLCNGQLVPEMDFRHGFTLWRQLGMTADGDYIPHAALVAIHWVHRGFAVIVLGYLAWFGLRARRLEGLSRAAGWLLATLVLQLATGLSNIVFDWPLVAAVAHNGGAAVLLLLLVRLHYNIGLTTRAAGAPAAVPTAARAT; the protein is encoded by the coding sequence ATGCTGCTGCAACTGGCCATCATCGGCATCCTGATCGCGCTGTTCCCGCTGTCCTACGTGATGGTGAAGGGCGACCGCAACAAGTACCGCAAGCTTGCCTGGATCACGGCGTTCCTGACGCTGGACCTGATCATGTTCGGCAGCTTCACGCGGCTGACCGACTCCGGGCTGGGCTGCCCCGACTGGCCCGGCTGCTACGGGCATTCCAACCCGCATGCGGCGCTGGAGCCGATCCGCGCGGCCGAGACCGCGATGCCCAGCGGGCCGGTGACGCTGGCCAAGGCGTGGATCGAGATGATCCACCGCTACTTTGCCATGGCCGTCGGCGTGCTGATCATCACGCTGATGGTGCTGGCGTGGGTCAAGCGGCGCGAGCTGAAGCAGTCGCCGTGGTTCGCCACCGGCGTGCTGCTGCTGGTGTGCGTGCAGGGCGCCTTCGGCGCCTTCACCGTGACCCTGAAGCTGCAGCCGATCATCGTCGTCACGCACCTGATGCTGGGCATGGCGCTGCTGGCGGTGCTGATCCAGCTGGGCTCGCGCAACGACCCGCCACACCCGGTCGCGCCGCAGGCGGCGCGGCTGCGCTGGCCGGTGCGCATCGGCCTGCTGCTGCTGGTGATCCAGATCTTCCTGGGCGGCTGGGTCAGCACCAATTACGCGGTGCTGGCCTGCACCGACTTCCCGCTGTGCAACGGCCAACTGGTGCCGGAGATGGACTTCCGCCATGGCTTCACGCTGTGGCGCCAGCTGGGCATGACCGCGGACGGCGACTACATCCCGCATGCGGCGCTGGTGGCGATCCACTGGGTGCATCGCGGCTTCGCCGTGATCGTGCTGGGCTACCTCGCGTGGTTCGGCCTGCGCGCGCGCCGGCTCGAAGGGCTTAGCCGCGCCGCCGGCTGGCTGCTGGCGACGCTGGTGCTGCAACTGGCCACCGGGCTGTCCAATATCGTGTTCGACTGGCCGCTGGTGGCGGCGGTCGCGCATAACGGCGGCGCCGCGGTGCTGCTGCTGCTGCTGGTCCGTCTCCACTACAATATCGGGCTGACGACCCGGGCCGCCGGCGCCCCCGCTGCCGTGCCGACTGCCGCCCGCGCCACATGA
- the ctaD gene encoding cytochrome c oxidase subunit I, with translation MSTATPDALAHPHDHAHDDHAHDHPHGWRRWLFATNHKDIGTLYLLFSFIMLLSGGVLALLIRLELFEPGLQFFRPELFNQFTTMHGLVMVFGAIMPAFVGFANWMIPLQIGASDMAFARMNNFSFWLMPPAALLLAGSFFVPGGATAAGWTLYAPLSVQMGPGMDMAIFAMHIMGASSIMGSINIIVTILNMRAPGMTLMKMPMFCWTWLITAYLLIAVMPVLAGAITMVLTDRHFGTSFFSAAGGGDPVMYQHIFWFFGHPEVYIMILPAFGIISHVVPAFARKRLFGYSSMVYATASIAILSFIVWAHHMFTTGMPVTGQLFFMYATMLIAVPTAVKIFNWIATMWRGSMTFETPMLFAIGFIFVFTIGGFTGLMPAVAPIDIQLQDTYFIVAHFHYVLVAGSLFALFAGFYYWGPKWSGFMYNEARGQIHFWGSLIFFNVTFFPMHFLGLAGMPRRYADYPTQFADFNAIASIGALGFGLMQVYFFFFVVLPSYRGGQQAADKPWDGAEGLEWTVPSPAPFHTFEVPPQVR, from the coding sequence ATGAGTACTGCTACCCCGGACGCACTCGCCCATCCGCACGATCATGCGCATGACGACCACGCGCACGATCACCCGCATGGCTGGCGCCGCTGGCTGTTCGCCACCAACCACAAGGACATCGGTACGCTGTACCTGCTGTTCTCGTTCATCATGCTGCTGTCGGGCGGCGTGCTGGCGCTGCTGATCCGGCTGGAGCTGTTCGAGCCGGGCCTGCAGTTCTTCCGCCCCGAGCTGTTCAACCAGTTCACCACCATGCACGGCCTGGTGATGGTGTTCGGCGCGATCATGCCGGCCTTCGTCGGCTTCGCCAACTGGATGATCCCGCTGCAGATCGGCGCGTCCGACATGGCGTTCGCGCGCATGAACAACTTCAGCTTCTGGCTGATGCCGCCGGCCGCGCTGCTGCTGGCCGGCTCGTTCTTCGTGCCGGGCGGCGCCACCGCCGCGGGCTGGACCCTGTACGCGCCGCTGTCGGTGCAGATGGGCCCGGGCATGGACATGGCCATCTTCGCCATGCACATCATGGGCGCGTCGTCGATCATGGGCTCGATCAACATCATCGTGACCATCCTCAACATGCGCGCCCCCGGCATGACGCTGATGAAGATGCCGATGTTCTGCTGGACCTGGCTGATCACCGCCTACCTGCTGATCGCCGTGATGCCCGTGCTGGCCGGCGCCATCACCATGGTGCTGACCGACCGCCACTTCGGCACCAGCTTCTTCTCGGCCGCCGGCGGCGGCGACCCGGTGATGTACCAGCATATCTTCTGGTTCTTCGGGCACCCCGAGGTCTACATCATGATCCTGCCGGCATTCGGGATCATCTCGCACGTGGTGCCGGCGTTCGCGCGCAAGCGCCTGTTCGGCTACAGCTCGATGGTGTACGCCACCGCCTCGATCGCCATCCTGTCGTTCATCGTGTGGGCCCACCACATGTTCACGACCGGCATGCCGGTGACCGGCCAGCTGTTCTTCATGTACGCGACCATGCTGATCGCGGTGCCGACCGCGGTGAAGATCTTCAACTGGATCGCCACCATGTGGCGTGGCTCGATGACCTTCGAGACCCCGATGCTGTTCGCGATCGGCTTTATCTTCGTGTTCACCATCGGCGGCTTCACCGGCCTGATGCCGGCCGTGGCGCCGATCGACATCCAGCTGCAGGACACCTACTTCATCGTGGCGCACTTCCACTATGTGCTGGTGGCCGGCTCGCTGTTCGCGCTGTTCGCGGGCTTCTACTACTGGGGTCCGAAGTGGAGCGGCTTCATGTACAACGAAGCGCGCGGCCAGATCCACTTCTGGGGTTCGCTGATCTTCTTCAACGTGACCTTCTTCCCGATGCACTTCCTGGGCCTGGCCGGCATGCCGCGCCGCTATGCCGACTACCCGACCCAGTTCGCCGACTTCAACGCGATCGCGTCGATCGGTGCGCTCGGCTTCGGCCTGATGCAGGTGTATTTCTTCTTCTTCGTGGTGCTGCCGTCGTACCGCGGCGGCCAGCAGGCCGCCGACAAGCCCTGGGATGGCGCCGAGGGCCTGGAGTGGACCGTGCCGTCGCCGGCGCCGTTCCACACCTTTGAAGTTCCCCCGCAGGTCCGCTGA